One genomic region from Pseudomonas sp. R5-89-07 encodes:
- a CDS encoding MarC family protein codes for MLHVLFSVYLKMLVLYSPFFVLSCFISLTRGYSSKERRRLAWKVALATLVSSVLLYLFGRVIFSVFGITVDAFRIGAGSVLFISALGMAQGKSAVQTDNVQQDVTIVPLTIPLTVGPGTIGALLVMGVSQPHWDDKLTAILSIALASLTVGVVLYLSNRIERILGDQGLQIVSRLMGLFVCALAAQIIFTGVRGYLVP; via the coding sequence ATGCTCCACGTGTTATTCAGCGTTTACCTGAAGATGCTGGTGCTCTATAGCCCGTTCTTCGTGCTGTCCTGCTTTATCAGCCTGACGCGTGGCTATTCCAGCAAGGAGCGGCGGCGCCTGGCCTGGAAAGTCGCGCTGGCGACCCTGGTGTCGAGCGTGCTGTTGTACCTGTTCGGCCGGGTGATTTTCAGTGTGTTCGGCATTACCGTGGACGCGTTCCGCATCGGTGCCGGCAGTGTGCTGTTTATTTCCGCGCTGGGCATGGCCCAGGGCAAGTCGGCGGTGCAGACCGATAACGTGCAGCAGGACGTGACCATCGTGCCGCTGACCATCCCGCTGACGGTCGGCCCCGGTACCATCGGTGCGCTGCTGGTGATGGGGGTGAGCCAGCCCCATTGGGACGACAAGCTCACGGCCATCCTCAGCATCGCCCTGGCCAGCCTCACCGTGGGCGTGGTGCTGTACCTGTCCAATCGGATCGAGCGGATTCTCGGCGACCAGGGCTTGCAGATTGTCAGCCGGTTGATGGGGTTGTTCGTGTGTGCCCTGGCCGCGCAAATCATCTTTACCGGCGTGCGCGGTTACCTGGTGCCTTAG